A part of Lutra lutra chromosome 2, mLutLut1.2, whole genome shotgun sequence genomic DNA contains:
- the LOC125094100 gene encoding translation initiation factor IF-2-like, whose translation MSRKGPQPGRQRPRDGGLFRLRTGAGGSGSADPAGSGKGALTRPQSLDRQVTPSLLIGATSSPLLPPAPPKIPQHRSPPPAARDPNPDPTATAPSPGRGVGHQAGGQPEWQQRLRAARSQGRAAAGPRPVRRASGHRAANGAGGRGRAWPESGDRGGPECAPATGRGRRARRPRRGPGAPRRDTEPRAGLDSRPRGAGTGLPGRAAALDGRGSDAAAFPFSCPGPCSPATSSSLGPRRRRRRLSLGASRASPLHQGRADPQGPSRKVRGCCRFPQLLVAIFNPPPPPPPAFSTSRWLPD comes from the exons ATGAGCAGGAAAGGCCCGCAGCCCGGGAGACAGCGCCCGAGGGATGGAGGCCTCTTTCGGCTGCGCACGGGCGCTGGGGGCTCCGGCAGCGCAGACCCCGCGGGGTCTGGAAAAGGGGCCCTCACCAGACCCCAATCCTTGGACCGCCAGGTTACACCTTCACTGCTCATAGGGGCAACAtccagccctctcctcccccccgccccccccaaaataCCCCAACATCGCTCCCCACCGCCAGCAGCGCGTGACCCCAACCCCGACCCCACCGCGACGGCGCCCTCTCCAGGCCGCGGTGTAGGACACCAGGCAGGCGGCCAGCCCGAGTGGCAGCAGCGGCTAAGGGCAGCGCGGTCCCAGGGGAGGGCGGCAGCTGGGCCGCGGCCTGTCCGCAGGGCCAGCGGGCACAGGGCCGCGAATGG GGCGGGCGGACGCGGGCGGGCCTGGCCCGAGAGCGGGGACCGCGGAGGGCCCGAGTGCGCGCCGGCGacggggagggggcggcgggcgcggcgTCCGCGGCGGGGCCCGGGAGCCCCGCGGCGGGACACAGAGCCGCGGGCCGGCCTTGATTCTCGGCCGCGAGGTGCGGGAACCGGTCTGCCGGGGCGGGCAGCGGCGCTAGACGGCCGGGGCAGCGACGCCGCcgcctttcccttctcctgcccGGGTCCCTGCTCCCCCGCGACCTCCTCCTCGCTGggtccccgccgccgccgccgccgcctcagcCTCGGCGCTTCTCgagcttctcctctccatcaagGCCGGGCCGACCCGCAGGGACCATCCCGGAAAGTGAGGGGTTGTTGCCGTTTCCCGCAGCTGTTGGTGGCCATCTttaatcctcctcctcctcctcctcctgctttctcCACCTCCCGCTGGCTGCCTGACTGA